GGGGAGAAGGTGCTGCGCATTGAACCTGGGGCCACGGTCACTGTCACCACCACGGGTGGGGTGTACCAAGCCCCCCGGCTCATCATCACGGCCGGAGCCTGGACAGGTCCCCTTGTGGAACCCCTAGGTCTCCGCCTGCCGCTGCAGGTAAGGGCCGGTGGCAGGGTGGGGtggcacagacacagccagAGCTAATGCAGTGACTGCAGCCCCTGCGCATTGACGTGTGCTACTGGAGGGAGAAGGAGCCTAAGAGCACCAACACGGGCAGTGTCAGTCCCTGCTTCCTGACCGTGGGGCTGAGCCAAGCCCCCCATGGCATCTACGGGCTGCCCGCCCTCGAGTACCCAGGGATGGTCAAGGTGAGCGGGTCACAGTAGTGGTTGGGGGGGATCCCTTAACCAGTCCACCCTGACCAGTTGTCCCCCAGCTGTGCCACCACCATGGCAGCCCCATTGACCCTGAGAAGCGGGATCAGGCCCCCTCGGGTGCTGACCGCCCTGACATCAGCCTCCTGAGCAGCTTCATCAGCAGCTATCTGCCCGGGCTGGAGACCCAGCCAGCTGTGATGGAGACCTGCCTCTACACGGTGAGACCCCTCCTAGGGCATGGATCCAAGCCTGTGGGGTCCTGAGCCCACTCCCATCCCAAGGTGGACCTTGCCATCCCTTCGCCCCCCACACCTTGGGTCCAGGATTGGACCCTTGGCCCCTCACCCTCACACCATGGCTCCCCCAGAACACTCCAGATAAAGACTTCATCCTGGACCGACACCCCAAGTTCAGCAACATCATCATTGGTGCTGGCTTCTCAGGTAGGCGAGGGcacccacccccccagcccagcatccCAGAGGTGAGGGTGGCTATGTCTCccaccttccctctccttcccacagGTCATGGGTTCAAGCTGGCACCAGTGGTGGGGAAGTTGCTGTGTGAGCTGAGCCTGGGCGAGGAGCCATCCCACAACATGGCCCCCTTCGCCATCACCCGCTTCCATGATGTGCTCCAGTCTGTGCTGTAGATGTGGGGCTCCAGATGTGCCCCCATGGCATTGCACCAGACTgcagctgtgtccctgcattccAGTGACCTTATACCTCAGTAGGCCTGCATCAATACCCGTCTCCATCTCCTTGCACCCTGGTGTCCCAACATGCTACACTTCTCCAACTCTAGCTGTCCTCCATCCCCACATCCCTATATTCCACCATCACATCACCCAGCATCCTGGCATCAATCCATGCCAGCAGCCCTCCACCTGTGCATCCCAGCACCACTGCACCTCCACATTCCAGAACCTGGGTATCCCCATGCCCCTGCATCCCTGCTACCTGCATcccagcagccctgcatccctATACCCTGCCTCCCCACATCCCAGCATCCCTGTCTCCCTGCATCCCAGCATCCCCCATGCCATGCAGTGCCAAGCTGTCTCCACCAAGCACCCGCTCCCTGGGAACAAATTAAGAAGCTTTGTCAGCCCATGAagatggagctggagcagcgcAGAGAGACACACTCGCTTAGGAGTCAAGTTAAATGTTTTAATGTTAAATGTGCCATTTTATTATCATTAGATCGCTCCCACTTAATGAAAGCGCATTAGCGCAGCGTGGCTTTATGGCAGCGAGCGCTGAGCTTGGCCCATGTTTTACCAAGAGATGCTGGGAAAAGGGATCAAATAACCTGGTTTGCCAAGGTCCCAGGAGTGGGGGTGTCTCAGAGGGTCCCTGGGGCCGGGTGCAGGGgacagcacatggcacaggcCAGCAGGTGCCAGGGCCAAGCCGTGCAGGCAGCCAGCAATgcacatcatcatcatctcctCCGCGTTAAATAATTAACGCCGGCAGGCAGCGGCTCTGTCCCGCTGCTCATCTGCATATTTATGAAGATTGATAAATGATTCAGTGCTGGCACCCACAAGGGCTGTCCCCCCCCTACCCTCCCCAGCACCCGTGGGTGCAGCAGACTCAGGGAAGGGGCCAGGCTTGGCCCTTCCAAACAGCCCCGCATCCTTCCCAAGGCTGGATCCATTCCACCAGACCTTGCCACCATGCAAACACCCCTGCAAAATGGGGAGACCCCCCTGGCACATGGAGCAGGCAGCAGCCGGTGTCACCAGCCAGAaatgacatttattttcatacTGAAAGTAAAGGGGGTGTGGTGGGATGCACAGCTGGGCTAGTGCAAAACAGCCAGGCAGGAGTGGGGGAATGGGGAGCTGTTGAAAACCCAGGTGGACACCTGGGACCCTGTCCCCACgtccccttcccagctgccagGCGGCTGCTCCCCAGGGCCCGGCCAGCGAGAGACGTCTTTGGCTCAACTAAAAGGGGTGCAAGAGGGGGGGAGTTTAAGTTATAAAATAAAGAGCCAGCAGGCACTGAGGAATGAATCCAGGGTGCCGGAGCAGCCGACTCCACCGCCAAGGACAGACAGgaggtgggaaggtggggg
This is a stretch of genomic DNA from Pseudopipra pipra isolate bDixPip1 chromosome 21, bDixPip1.hap1, whole genome shotgun sequence. It encodes these proteins:
- the PIPOX gene encoding peroxisomal sarcosine oxidase, translating into MAAPGQPQKATYDAIVIGAGIQGSFTAYHLAQRHRDTLLLEQFILPHSRGSSHGQSRIIRSVYPEEYYSCMMPDSFRLWQQLEAEVGVRLYRQTGLVVLGPAGNEELEACRRSLGDSQVLDPTALARHFPGCRLQAGQVAVLDSTGGVLFADRALRAVQEVFRRRGGTVRDGEKVLRIEPGATVTVTTTGGVYQAPRLIITAGAWTGPLVEPLGLRLPLQPLRIDVCYWREKEPKSTNTGSVSPCFLTVGLSQAPHGIYGLPALEYPGMVKLCHHHGSPIDPEKRDQAPSGADRPDISLLSSFISSYLPGLETQPAVMETCLYTNTPDKDFILDRHPKFSNIIIGAGFSGHGFKLAPVVGKLLCELSLGEEPSHNMAPFAITRFHDVLQSVL